The window GATGAATGCATCGAAGTTGTACGGATTGTCTCTGTTGGGAAAGGACATGTCATCCTCCGTCAGGGTTGCTGTCTTCTTATGTCCACCTGGAAAAATTTCTTTTTCAGGGTGTCCTCATGCTATTCCCGATGCTTCAGGCCACAATAGTCCGGGAGCCATTTGCAGCAGTGCTCAAAAGCTAAGCCTGGTGTTGCCTCCTGCAGATAAGTATACCATGGTATGCATTGTATTATATGGCCTTCGAAAGAAGAAACGCTCGCTCAGAACCCACATCTGCTGGCCTTAAAGTACTATATTAACGTGGATGTATGGCGAACTGCAGCAATAGGTCCTTGATAAATTTTCTGCCCCAACTTTCAGGGAGAGCATGGGTGCGCAGTTGCTCGGGACGCACGATCGATGCCGGTGCTAAAATTTGAATTCACCTGTACCCAATTCAACTCGAAGATAGTTTTTTATGTAATGACAGTTCATTACTCTCATTGCTATTATGTTTGCTGCTATCGGTGGACAACTCGTGCCGTGCTCAAGGTTACAGCAACTATCTGAAACTTATTAATCAAGCAGTGGGGAGAGCATGAAGAGAGAACAGGAAATCGCTGATGCTTTCAGGGTCGACGAGGCTGTTGAGGCAATCAAAGCCCGGGACTGTACGACGGCAAAGGAGATTTTGCAGGATGTTGCGGCAGGCGCTCCCATGCAATATGAGAATATGATAGAGGTCGAAGGAGCGATCTTTATTAAATGCTGGGATCTTGATGCCTTTTTCCATTATCTGAACTACCAGGCAGAACATGGCGACCCGAGCCTTGATATTCACTGGTCTCCTGGCGCCTACCCCAGAGCGTACTATTATCTTGGTTATCTGGCAGTGCAGGACAGCGACTTTGATAGCGCAATAGAATATTTAAATAAAGGTTTACTGCTGGAGCCCGAACATCCCAAACTCCGGCTTGAAAAAGCACAGGCACTGATAGGTAAGCATGAATTTCAGGCAGCGCTGGCAACGCTTTTGCCAATTACCAGTACCACCTCGCTGGTAACCGAAGCCGATCTTGCTGCGGTGTTGCGTTGCCGTGCCTTTATTCTTATCGAGATGGGCGATCTGAATACCGCCAGGGGATTGTTGCATGCTTCATTACGACTTGCCCCCGATAATGACATGGCTCGCGATGAACTGGCCTATATCGATAACCAGGAAAAAGTCTGAGCCGACATTCGTCATTGCAGAAAGGTATGCCTGAACTGAATCTGATGATCTTTCTATTATTTTTTCTTTGAACTATCAAAATTTTATGGGGCTCTTTTCATTGCAATTCAGATAGCCATCAAATGTAATCAGGTGAACAGGGTGATACGCTGATACCCCCTGATATTCTGCTTACAGATTGGCACGTGCCCACTGCCTGAAATCATAACGCAATCCCTTTGTAGAGAACAGCTCTTAGCTTTAAGTTGTTTGCCCTGTCGCCGCTCTCTTCCGTCCTCCCGCCTAAAAACTCCCTTACTTTTATATGCTCTGTGCAACTATTTGACAGCGACTTCAGTTTGTGATGCTATTGGGATATTACAGGCTGTCATTTGCTGGAGGGCTTGAAATTACAGCTTCTTTGCGATGGTGCGCAGGGGTTCAAACCATTTTCAGCTAACAACTTCAATTTAATGACGAAAGCCGTGTGGAGTGTTTCCGGTTGAAGAACTCTTTGTTGGCAATGTTGCTACAAATGGCCCATGAACAGTTCTGGGGTGATGGGAAAGTATTTTAAAGCAAGGTAGCGCCAGGTTTTGGGGCTGTAGTGGAAATGTTGCCGGAAACAGCAGGGGCTGGTGGACGGCATGGTGAGAAGATGCTCCTTGAAAAGCCTAGCTATATATAGGTTCATTCTCTGTCTGGCTGTTGGCTTGCTGCCTGGTTCAGTCAACTTTCGTCAATAGGGAACCGGGCAGAACATGATTCGCCTGGAGGTGTTATGTACGAGTTACCTGGGATAGCAAAAGATATCGTACTTATCAGATGTGGCCAGAGCAGTGACTTGCCGGGTGAACCGAATGATGCCGGGAATCCCGGGTTAAGTGAATTAGGCAAAAAACAGATGACAGCCGTAAAGGCTCGACTGGATCAGCACACGTACGATTTTGTCTATGTCAGCCCTTTGCTGCGTGCGTATCAATCGTATCAGATTGCCTCCCCGAAGGCGTGCTATGTGGAACTTGATAACCGCATCACCGAAAACAATGCGGGCAGAAATTGGTATCAGTCGATGGTCGGATATCTGCCGGCGGATCGACTTACCTGTCGATGTGGTGACGGCTGGCTGATTCCCTGTGAAAAACGGGCTGAAATGATTGCTGCAAACATAGCCGCCAACGGTGCGGAGAAAATCCTTATTTTCGGCCACCAGGAGATCATTAAATGTCTTA of the Desulfosediminicola ganghwensis genome contains:
- a CDS encoding tetratricopeptide repeat protein, translated to MKREQEIADAFRVDEAVEAIKARDCTTAKEILQDVAAGAPMQYENMIEVEGAIFIKCWDLDAFFHYLNYQAEHGDPSLDIHWSPGAYPRAYYYLGYLAVQDSDFDSAIEYLNKGLLLEPEHPKLRLEKAQALIGKHEFQAALATLLPITSTTSLVTEADLAAVLRCRAFILIEMGDLNTARGLLHASLRLAPDNDMARDELAYIDNQEKV
- a CDS encoding phosphoglycerate mutase family protein, whose translation is MYELPGIAKDIVLIRCGQSSDLPGEPNDAGNPGLSELGKKQMTAVKARLDQHTYDFVYVSPLLRAYQSYQIASPKACYVELDNRITENNAGRNWYQSMVGYLPADRLTCRCGDGWLIPCEKRAEMIAANIAANGAEKILIFGHQEIIKCLIATWLGVDGVKLHENLVLDNGSFTGLLLDSTGCRRVKYVNDSSHLTFAQAHQAKSMNPWGQAEFQGAGAMRQQKKNDD